One window of the Spirochaetia bacterium 38H-sp genome contains the following:
- the pbpC gene encoding penicillin-binding protein 1C, producing MKSGQKVRHSLQKYLKQINKLLDTQIAGENISPLPFLYLRTIITSLSLFLSVFFLIIYTLFYWPLPDKLFDDPYCTVIKDRNNRIIQTMIADDMQWRFPAPDKLPQKYIEALIRYEDKRFYLHGGIDSVAILRAIKLNTSKGAIISGGSTITMQLARLARKGQARTIIEKIIEAWMAIRIERKYSKEEILRLYASHAPFGGNIVGIEAAAWRYFARQLNDLSWAESAFLAVLPQDPALFFQPHGKEEIRKKRDFLLTRLWVEGKIDKDFLNLSYQEEIPDKLYDFPTLAPHLLVRAIEDGQRGKIIKSTIEASLQTEVKRIVDQYYTELMHNNVHNAAALVVDLATGEVLAYIGNTPEKDPDYGGKVDCISAKRSPGSTLKPFLYAMALTSGEILPTQLLPDIPISFGGFSPRNFHRTYYGIVGADKALTESLNIPFSILTARYGYRRFYSMLQRLGLRLPFPPDHYGLSIILGGVDISLWELSQLYAGLGRSARGEYDEPFFSHTYIMDKKPAVLGEATKNIIDKPSAVITLNTLKDLARPGIEASWDIFARRKKIAWKTGTSWGQRDAWAIGLTPHYLVAVWVGNATGEGNPVLLGAKKAAPLLFNIFRSLPFEDDWFTIEKEELYPVEICTESGMRAGSDCPTTKISWLPPAAAESELCKYHKLLHLDAEGKHQVDSSTYPVSLMQHKSWFILPPLQAYYYQKSGHPYQEPPPILGQQKNTVEIGYPSPGAVLYIPIDLDGKREQVVAEAACQTDSPLYWHLDGKYLGVTTREHSFLLSPPAGEHRLYIIDNKGNSASVEFTVKETIAEQKKAR from the coding sequence ATGAAATCAGGGCAGAAAGTGCGGCATTCTTTACAAAAGTACTTAAAGCAGATAAATAAACTTCTAGATACACAGATAGCAGGGGAGAATATATCTCCCCTGCCCTTTTTATATCTGCGTACTATCATCACATCGCTATCATTATTTTTATCTGTTTTCTTCCTTATAATATACACTCTCTTTTACTGGCCTCTTCCAGATAAGCTTTTTGATGACCCCTACTGTACAGTAATCAAAGACAGAAACAACAGAATAATACAGACTATGATAGCAGATGACATGCAGTGGCGTTTTCCAGCTCCAGACAAATTACCGCAAAAATACATAGAAGCCCTCATAAGATATGAGGATAAACGCTTCTATCTCCACGGAGGGATTGACAGCGTCGCAATACTCAGAGCAATAAAGCTCAATACAAGCAAAGGAGCAATAATAAGCGGTGGCAGTACAATAACAATGCAGCTTGCAAGGCTGGCAAGAAAAGGACAAGCAAGAACAATCATAGAAAAAATAATAGAAGCATGGATGGCCATAAGGATTGAGAGAAAATACAGTAAAGAAGAGATATTACGGCTATATGCAAGCCATGCACCCTTTGGCGGGAATATAGTAGGTATAGAAGCCGCAGCATGGAGATATTTTGCGAGGCAGCTCAATGATCTGTCATGGGCAGAATCAGCATTTCTTGCTGTACTGCCTCAAGATCCTGCTCTTTTTTTTCAACCGCATGGCAAAGAAGAGATAAGAAAAAAGCGGGATTTTCTGCTGACACGACTATGGGTAGAAGGAAAAATTGATAAAGATTTCTTAAACCTGAGTTATCAGGAAGAAATACCTGATAAACTGTATGATTTTCCCACTCTGGCACCTCATCTTCTTGTAAGAGCAATAGAAGACGGACAAAGAGGTAAAATAATAAAAAGTACAATAGAGGCATCTCTTCAAACAGAAGTAAAAAGAATAGTAGACCAGTATTATACAGAACTTATGCACAACAATGTACACAATGCAGCAGCACTAGTCGTTGACCTCGCAACAGGAGAAGTTCTCGCATATATAGGCAATACACCGGAAAAAGATCCTGATTATGGTGGAAAAGTAGACTGCATAAGTGCAAAACGCAGTCCCGGCAGCACTTTAAAACCTTTTTTATACGCAATGGCTTTAACAAGTGGAGAAATACTTCCAACTCAATTGCTCCCAGATATACCCATAAGTTTTGGTGGTTTTTCTCCCCGCAACTTTCACAGAACATACTATGGTATAGTAGGAGCAGATAAAGCCCTCACAGAATCGCTCAATATACCCTTTAGCATACTTACAGCAAGATATGGTTACAGACGCTTTTACTCCATGCTGCAGAGACTAGGGCTAAGGCTGCCCTTTCCTCCAGACCACTATGGACTCTCCATAATACTAGGCGGAGTAGACATAAGTCTGTGGGAATTGAGCCAGCTATATGCAGGATTGGGAAGGTCAGCTAGAGGAGAATACGACGAGCCATTTTTCTCCCATACCTACATCATGGATAAAAAACCAGCAGTACTTGGAGAGGCAACAAAAAACATAATAGACAAGCCATCTGCAGTGATTACGCTCAATACATTAAAGGACTTGGCAAGACCGGGCATAGAAGCATCTTGGGACATATTTGCAAGAAGAAAAAAGATAGCATGGAAGACAGGAACAAGCTGGGGACAAAGAGATGCCTGGGCCATAGGACTCACCCCGCACTATCTCGTTGCTGTATGGGTAGGAAATGCAACAGGAGAAGGCAATCCTGTACTGCTGGGAGCAAAAAAAGCAGCTCCGCTGCTTTTTAACATATTCCGCAGTCTACCCTTTGAAGATGACTGGTTTACAATAGAAAAAGAAGAACTCTATCCCGTAGAAATATGCACAGAATCAGGCATGCGGGCAGGCTCGGACTGTCCTACTACAAAGATATCTTGGCTGCCTCCAGCAGCAGCAGAATCAGAGCTGTGTAAATACCATAAGCTTCTGCACCTGGACGCAGAAGGTAAGCATCAAGTTGACAGCTCAACATACCCTGTATCCCTCATGCAGCACAAAAGTTGGTTTATACTCCCACCACTCCAAGCATACTACTACCAAAAATCAGGCCATCCATACCAAGAACCTCCCCCCATATTAGGGCAACAGAAAAATACCGTAGAAATAGGTTATCCTTCTCCCGGCGCAGTCCTATACATCCCCATTGACCTGGATGGGAAACGCGAGCAGGTTGTTGCAGAAGCAGCCTGTCAGACAGACAGCCCCCTATACTGGCATCTTGATGGCAAATACCTGGGAGTAACAACAAGGGAG